A genome region from Phalacrocorax carbo chromosome 27, bPhaCar2.1, whole genome shotgun sequence includes the following:
- the LOC135317914 gene encoding cytochrome c oxidase assembly protein COX14 homolog, translating into MVSGKQLADFGYKAFSGSMVLLTVYGGYLCGVRAYRLLQRQRERQAAAGPDP; encoded by the coding sequence ATGGTGTCCGGCAAGCAGCTGGCTGACTTCGGTTACAAGGCCTTCTCCGGCTCCATGGTGCTGCTGACGGTGTACGGCGGGTACCTCTGCGGCGTCCGCGCCTACCGCCTCCTCCAGCGCCAGCGGGAGCGGCAGGCCGCGGCCGGCCCCGACCCCTGA